A segment of the Xenorhabdus bovienii SS-2004 genome:
TTTTTCGGTACGATAGTCGAACGTGATCATGAGAATATCCAGCAACATGTCCGTATCTTACTGGCTGATGGCAAAACATCGATCTCTGCCGCGCTGACTGAGCAAAGCGCAAACCGACTGAAGCTGGTAAAAGGGAAAGAAGTGCTGGCATTAATTAAAGCACCGTGGATAACCTTAAGCAAAGAGCCTGTAACAGCGACGCCATTCGATAATGCCTTATCCGGCCAAGTCAGTCTGATTGAAACAGGAACAGAACACAGTGAAGTTATCCTGACGCTTGATGGGGGTGAATCACTCTGCGTTACGCTAGCCAATCAGGAAATGGAGCGTTCGGGTCTTCAGCCTAATGATTTCGTCACCGCACTCTTTAATGCCGATAAAGTGATTATTGCAACTCTGTGTTAATGGTACATCCCTCTGATAAACCTAAGTGTCAGGGGGAATGACAACTCATCTGATGCATTCTGTAACCACCTTCCAAAATGAGCCACCCTTAATGAATAACAGACGGCTACGCATTGACATTGAACATTATTCCGATTATTTCTGGTGATCCTCTAGTTGATGTTGCTTAAAAAGGAATAGAAATGTCTGAGTTGCAAATAACACAAGGTAGTTTCCGTTTAAGTGACACCCGTACCCTGCGGCTGCCGTCACTGAAAATTATTTCTGGAGAAAATTGGGCGTTTGTCGGCGCAAATGGCAGTGGGAAGTCTTCTCTGGCTCGTGCTCTGTCGGATGAATTAATTCAACTTGCAGGTGAACGCCATTGTTCATTTAATACACCTGTTCACCTCTCTTTCGAACAACTTCAACAACTGATTGATGAAGAGTGGCAACGCAACAATACAGATTTGCTCAGTGAAGATGAGGAAGATACTGGGCGTACCGCCGCAGAGATGATTCAGCTCCACCATAAAGATAATGAATTATGCCTTGAACTGGCAGCGTATTTTGGTATCAAGGATTTGCTCTCACGCCGATTCAAATATCTCTCGACGGGAGAAGTTCGCAAGGTGTTGCTTTGTCAGACATTAATGGCTAATCCCGATCTACTCATCCTTGATGAACCTTTCGACGGGCTGGATACTTATGCTCAGAATCAACTGTCCCAATTATTAAGATCGCTGGCAACAAAAGGCATCACGTTGGTTTTAATACTGACCCGATTCCATGAAATTCCTGATTTTATCGAACAGATCGGTGTACTGGCTGATTGCCACCTGACACGGACAGGGAAGAAAGAGAATATTCTGTCAGAATCTCTCGTGGCACAGTTAGCCCACAGCGAAACACTAAAAGACATTCATCTTCCTGAAACAGACGAATACCGTGCAGATGAGCAACTCCCCGAAGATCAACCACGGGTATCGATGTGCAATGTTGTTGTTCAGTACAATGACAAACCGATACTGCATGGTCTGAACTGGCAAATAAATCCAGATGAACACTGGCAGATCATCGGTGAAAATGGTGCAGGGAAATCCACCCTCCTCAGCCTGATTACGGGCGATCATCCCCAAGGTTACAACAATAAGCTGATTTTATTCGGCCGGCAGAGAGGTAGTGGCGAAACCATCTGGGATATTAAACGCCACATTGGTTATGTCAGTAACAGCATTCACCTTGAGTATCGTGTCAGTACCTGCGTTCGGAATGTCATTCTCTCTGGGTTCTTCGATTCCATCGGGCTGTATCAGGCCGTTTCAGATCAGCAGCAGCAACTGGCTGATGAGTGGCTGGCTTTGTTGGGATTCTCTGAAACAATCGCAAACAGCCCATTTCACAGCCTATCATGGGGACAGCAAAGACTCGTTCTGATTGCCCGTGCCTTGGTGAAACATCCCACTTTATTGATTCTGGATGAGCCATTGCAGGGACTTGATCCTCTCAATCGTCAGTTAGTCCTGCGTTTTATTGATATCATGATTGCCAATGGTGATACACAACTTCTGTTTGTTTCCCATCATCAGGAAGATGCGCCAGAATGTATTACTCACCGCCTGAAATTTATTCCTGATGGCTATATTTATCGGTATGAAACCGAAGATATCTCCCAACAGTCTTTGTAGTGCCGCCCTATCAGTGCAAGTCCTCTCCCGATTTAACGTCGAAAGAGGGCTTTCACTCGAACCTTTTTACTAAAAAATAGCAACTGCCAGAAAATCCCCCTCCGCAATGAAAAAATGACTACTTTTTAAATTTTTTTTATAATGACCCAGAGTTATTTTAACTCATCATAATTTATTTGAAGTCTATTTTTTAGACTACTTGTCTAATTCACCAAAAATAACAGGGAATTATATGTCTTGGGCGTTACTTGCCGTTTCATTGGCGCTTTTGGATACACGTCGCATTATTGCATTTTCCATCGCATTTCTAGCTTTAATCGTTGGGATCAGCACTAACGTGCTTACCTTTCCCGCAGTTGCTGCGCTTATTGTAATTGCTGGTTTAGGTACAGCACACGTTTACCTCAAAAAACATCCTACATTCAGAATTATCACTGAGGTGTTACTACTCATCTCTGTAGTTTTACTGTTCATGCATTACATTCCGGGATTTAATAACTTGAAATACCTAGATAAGGTGCAGGTTGGCCCGCTGAGTGCACCTTTTTCAATGTATTTCAACTTTGACAAGGCACTGATTCCATTCATTCTATTATTCTGCATGCCAAGCCTGTTCACTCGAAAGCCCGTGGCAGATGCCTTCCCACATGTATGGGCAGCATTGATAGTCGCGATACCTGCGCTATTGGGTCTTGCCACAGAATTAGGGGGATTAGCCGTTGAGCTGCATTTACCTAGTTGGTTCCCTGCTTTCGTCATTGCCAATATTTTCTTTGTCTCATTGGCAGAAGAAGCGCTGTTTCGTGGCTACCTCCAGCAAAAGCTGAGTCAGTGGATGAATCCCTATTCGGCACTCGTTATCACTTCACTGATTTTTGGTGCCGCCCATTTTGCCGGTGGTAGTTTATTGATGATTTTCGCAACTCTGGCAGGGTTAATTTATGGTCTGGCATGGATGTGGAGTGGTCGTTTATGGGTTGCAGTAGCTTTCCACGTTTCACTCAATCTAGGCCATCTCCTGTTTTTCACCTATCCGGTAAAATCATTACTCATACAGTAGCAATTACCAAACATGATTTAGAACAGGGGTTCAAGACTATTGTTTGCCGTTTCGGTCTATCGCGCCATATAATGCCCGCAGCGACCATTTTATTTTGTATTAAAAAGCACTAATAGGAGTTTAAGCTATGGCTGTAACTAAACTGGTTCTTGTAAGGCACGGAGAGAGCGAGTGGAACAAAGAGAACCGTTTTACTGGCTGGACTGATGTTGAGTTGTCTGACAAAGGCCGTACTGAAGCACAACAGGCGGGTCAATTACTGAAACAAGAAGGTTTCGCTTTTGATTTCGCTTACACTTCTGTTTTAAAACGTGCTATTCACACTTTGTGGAACATTCTGGACCAAGTCGATCAACAATGGCTACCGGTTGAGAAAAACTGGAAACTGAATGAACGCCACTATGGCGCACTGCAAGGTCTGGATAAAGCTGAAACTGCCGCTAAGTACGGGGATGATCAAGTTAAATTGTGGCGCCGTGGCTTCGCGATTACTCCACCAGATTTGGCTAAAGATGATGAACGTTATCCTGGCCACGATCCTCGTTACGCGAACTTAAAACCAGAAGAACTTCCTGCCACAGAAAGCCTTGCAGCCACGATTGAGCGTGTTGTTCCTTATTGGGAAGACGTTATCAAACCTCGTGTTGCAAATGGTGAAAAAATTATCATCGCTGCTCACGGCAACTCTCTGCGTGCTTTAGTGAAATATTTGGATGGTATGAGTGAGGAAGAAATTCTTGAGCTGAATATCCCAACTGCTGTGCCGCTGGTTTATGAGTTTGATGAAAACATGCGACCTATCAAGCACTATTATCTGGGCAATGCTGACGAGATCGCTGCAAAAGCAGCCGCTGTAGCAAACCAAGGTAAAGCGAAATAATCTTGTATCCAAGATTTAGGAAACGTAATACTAAAAAGCCGGAAATCACTCCGGCTTTTTTATGCTGCTTTATCCCCTTCGGGCTTTGACAGACTGAGATAACTGACGCAGTAACATTTCTGTGTCATCCCAGCCAATGCAGGCATCTGTCACACTTTGTCCATAAACCAAAGGCTTATCACTATCGAGATTTTGGCTTCCTTCAACGAGATGGCTTTCGACCATGACGCCAATAATCGCGCGTTCTCCCCTTGCGATCTGATCACAAACATCATCATTAACGTCCATTTGTCTTTTGAACTGCTTCGAACTGTTTGCATGGCTGAAATCAATCATCACACGAGGTGCTAAACCAGCTTTCATTAATTCCTCTTTAACGACACTGACATGCTCCGCACTGTAATTCGGCTCTTTGCCACCACGCAGAATAATATGGCAATCCTGATTACCCGTTGTGCTGACAATCGCTGAGTGTCCCCATTTAGTTACAGAAAGAAAACAGTGAGGTGAGCTGGCCGCGTTGATAGCATCAATGGCAACTTTTATTGTGCCGTCAGTTCCATTTTTAAAGCCAACCGGACAAGAAAGCCCTGAAGCCAGTTCACGGTGAACCTGAGATTCCGTCGTACGCGCCCCTATCGCGCCCCAGCTCATGAGATCAGCAAGATACTGAGGCGTTATCATATCAAGGAACTCACCCGCAGCAGGCAGCCCCATGTCGTTAATATCGATCAGAAGCTTGCGGGCAGTACGTAAGCCATCATTAATATCAAAGCTACAATCCATATTCGGGTCATTAATTAACCCTTTCCAACCTATCGTGGTACGGGGTTTTTCAAAATAAACCCGCATCACAATTTCCAAATCTGCTTTCAATTCTCCACGTAACTTATTCAGGCGTTCTGCATATTCCAGTGCTGCCTTTGGGTCATGAATTGAACACGGGCCAATTACTACCAATAGACGATCATCTTCACCAGTTAAAACGTTATGAATAGCTTCACGGGCTTCACGAACGGTAGTAGCGGTATTTCTTGTTGCAGGAAATTTTTCGAGTAATGCAACTGGTGGCAATAATTCTGTTATTTTTTTAATTCTTATATCGTCATTCTGGTAATTCATTGTCCTTTCACCTAATGTGTTTACAGTTATTTAAGATAATTTTGTGATCTCAATCTAACTGTTAGGCGTTGTGCTGTAAATAATCTTTATGAGTAAAAAAGAGAAGATTTCTTTATGGAAGAAGTTTCTTTGAGTAAAAATGATGTTAATTCAAATGAATGAACGGATGGAATTTGAATACATTGAATCAAAACACTCAATAACAGGCCGTAGATAGATTGACTACCTATGACCTGCGGATAGACTTTCATTTATATTTTCAGCCGATTACGACCCATTGGGTTTAGCAGCCGTGATCCACAGGCGAGCACCGTTCAGTGCAATACCCGTCAATATAATGTATTGCAAGGACATCGCCAGAACACCTTGGTGGAAATAAATCACTACGCTGATCACATTGATGATCACCCATACCAGCCAGTTTTCCACGTGTTTACGGGTCATCAGTACCATTGCCACTATCGATAATACTGTCATCACCGAATCCCAGAATGGAAATGCATCCGGCTCTAAGGCTGGCATCGCAATATTGAACCCCATACCCTGCAAAGCAAAAACCACAATTTTTGCCATATAGCCAAAGATTTGGTCGATATTGAACATCATTACCAAGATTACAAATATGGAAACTGCGGCGACGGCAATTGTTTGTTTAGGGTTGAGCCAGCGGATCTTAAGTTCTATCTGTTTCTGTTCATTGACACGACTCCAGGCATACCAACCGTAGATATTAGCCGCGAAGAAAAAGATTTGCAGGAGAAGACTGGCGTAGAGTTGAATTTGGAAGAAGATAACGGCAAAGAGAAAAACATTAATCAATCCAAACAGGTAATTAATGATTTTCTCCTGACTGGCAAGCCAGATACATAATAAACCAGCTATCGTACCAACAGCTTCAATGTACGAGAGATCATAGCCGTCTGCACCTAATGGAATATGTACCAATATGCTCTTAATACTGAAAAAATCCATCCTTTCCTATCCTTATCATAAGTAGTGTTTAGTATATCAATACAAAAAACGCAAAATTACGATATAAATTGACTATTCCTTCCATCCATGTTTTACATACTAAACAAGATAGCGAGTCTATACATAAAAGTCTTTAATTATTTTAACGTTTTTAAAATGATAATGGATAATAAATGACTCATTTTCTGAGTCAACACTTACGAGTCAGGATGTGCTGATTTACCGACGGAGCTAACAATTCATCTAAAGCGTACTTGAATTGAGATTCAGAATGGTGGGTCGTGCAGGATTCGAACCTGCGACCAATTGATTAAAAGTCAACTGCTCTACCGACTGAGCTAACGACCCATCTAAGGAGTGCTTGAATTGAGATTCAGAATGGTGGGTCGTGCAGGATTCGAACCTGCGACCAATTGATTAAAAGTCAACTGCTCTACCGACTGAGCTAACGACCCATCTAAATCTGCTTGACAGTATTCCCTGCCAACGGCGGCATATATTACTGTTTTCTCAGCAGGGCGCAACGTTTATTTTATTAAATCTCGTTTAAACGCCTACTAATCATCCAATCATCCCCGAAAAGACCGATATATGACCTCTCGGGGATAATTATTACATCCCCGCAATCTTTTTCTCGGCCATTTTAGCCGAATTAGTGCCAGGATATTGTTTTACTACCTGCTGATAAACTGCTTTTGCTTTAACTTTCTGTCCCTTTTCTTGCATGATTAATCCCACTTTGTACAGAGAATCACTGCTTTTCTGTGATTTGGGATAATCTTTCACGACAGTAGCGAAATAATAAGCCGCGTCGTCTTTCTTGCCTTTGTTGTAATTCAGCTGCCCTAACCAATAATTGGTATTCGATAAATATTTCGACTTAGGATAGGTTTTAACGAACGTTTGAAACGCAGAGATTGCTTTATCATATTCTTTGGTATTAATCGCCAAAGCAACCGCAGCATCGTAATCACCTTTTTCACTCCCCGTACTTGTCGGAGCAGCAGGTGGATTACCATCGGTTTTTGCCGATGGCGTGGCTGTATTACCGCCTTCTGTACCTGATGATGGATTAGTGATTTTATCCAACTGTTGGTAAATATCTTTCTGGCGCTCAATGACTTGATTTAATTGATACTGGTTTTCCTGGATCTGACCACGGAGTGTATCAATATCACGTTGAGAATCAGCAAGCTGTTGTTGAAGTTGAGTTAACAATTGACTGTGAGCATCGGAAATACGCTCTAATTGAGAGAGGCGCTCATCGGTGGAGCCTGAGCCGACATTACTGATTGGCGCTTGGGCGGTAGCGGCCCAAGGAGCCGCTACGCCAACCAATAACGACAGACCCAACACATAATGTCTGAAGTTACTGTTCATGCATTACTCTTAGTATACGATTACAGCACGACGGTTTTTAGAGTATGCTGCTTCGTCATGGCCAAGTACAGCTGGTTTTTCTTTACCGTAAGAAACGATAGCCAGTTGATCAGCAGAAACACCTTTGCCTTGCAGGTACATTTTCACTGCATTAGCACGACGCTCACCCAGAGCGATGTTGTACTCAGGCGTACCGCGTTCGTCTGCATGGCCTTCAATGGTCACTTTGATAGATGGGTTGCTGCGCAGGAATACCGCATGTGCATCCAGCATCTGAGCGAAATCGCTGTTGATGTCATACTTATCGAAACCGAAGTATACGATATTGTTGTTTTGCAGCTCTTGCATCTGCTGACGTGCTAA
Coding sequences within it:
- the modE gene encoding molybdenum-dependent transcriptional regulator, whose translation is MQAEILLILKLQQRLFADPRRIELLKQIKITGSISQGAKQAGISYKSAWDAINEMNHLADEVLVERATGGKGGGGAQLTHYGERLLQLYDLLERIQQKAFDVLKEDSLPLDSLLAAISRFSLQSSARNQFFGTIVERDHENIQQHVRILLADGKTSISAALTEQSANRLKLVKGKEVLALIKAPWITLSKEPVTATPFDNALSGQVSLIETGTEHSEVILTLDGGESLCVTLANQEMERSGLQPNDFVTALFNADKVIIATLC
- a CDS encoding CPBP family intramembrane glutamic endopeptidase, with amino-acid sequence MSWALLAVSLALLDTRRIIAFSIAFLALIVGISTNVLTFPAVAALIVIAGLGTAHVYLKKHPTFRIITEVLLLISVVLLFMHYIPGFNNLKYLDKVQVGPLSAPFSMYFNFDKALIPFILLFCMPSLFTRKPVADAFPHVWAALIVAIPALLGLATELGGLAVELHLPSWFPAFVIANIFFVSLAEEALFRGYLQQKLSQWMNPYSALVITSLIFGAAHFAGGSLLMIFATLAGLIYGLAWMWSGRLWVAVAFHVSLNLGHLLFFTYPVKSLLIQ
- the aroG gene encoding 3-deoxy-7-phosphoheptulonate synthase AroG encodes the protein MNYQNDDIRIKKITELLPPVALLEKFPATRNTATTVREAREAIHNVLTGEDDRLLVVIGPCSIHDPKAALEYAERLNKLRGELKADLEIVMRVYFEKPRTTIGWKGLINDPNMDCSFDINDGLRTARKLLIDINDMGLPAAGEFLDMITPQYLADLMSWGAIGARTTESQVHRELASGLSCPVGFKNGTDGTIKVAIDAINAASSPHCFLSVTKWGHSAIVSTTGNQDCHIILRGGKEPNYSAEHVSVVKEELMKAGLAPRVMIDFSHANSSKQFKRQMDVNDDVCDQIARGERAIIGVMVESHLVEGSQNLDSDKPLVYGQSVTDACIGWDDTEMLLRQLSQSVKARRG
- the cpoB gene encoding cell division protein CpoB, producing the protein MNSNFRHYVLGLSLLVGVAAPWAATAQAPISNVGSGSTDERLSQLERISDAHSQLLTQLQQQLADSQRDIDTLRGQIQENQYQLNQVIERQKDIYQQLDKITNPSSGTEGGNTATPSAKTDGNPPAAPTSTGSEKGDYDAAVALAINTKEYDKAISAFQTFVKTYPKSKYLSNTNYWLGQLNYNKGKKDDAAYYFATVVKDYPKSQKSSDSLYKVGLIMQEKGQKVKAKAVYQQVVKQYPGTNSAKMAEKKIAGM
- the modF gene encoding molybdate ABC transporter ATP-binding protein ModF, translating into MSELQITQGSFRLSDTRTLRLPSLKIISGENWAFVGANGSGKSSLARALSDELIQLAGERHCSFNTPVHLSFEQLQQLIDEEWQRNNTDLLSEDEEDTGRTAAEMIQLHHKDNELCLELAAYFGIKDLLSRRFKYLSTGEVRKVLLCQTLMANPDLLILDEPFDGLDTYAQNQLSQLLRSLATKGITLVLILTRFHEIPDFIEQIGVLADCHLTRTGKKENILSESLVAQLAHSETLKDIHLPETDEYRADEQLPEDQPRVSMCNVVVQYNDKPILHGLNWQINPDEHWQIIGENGAGKSTLLSLITGDHPQGYNNKLILFGRQRGSGETIWDIKRHIGYVSNSIHLEYRVSTCVRNVILSGFFDSIGLYQAVSDQQQQLADEWLALLGFSETIANSPFHSLSWGQQRLVLIARALVKHPTLLILDEPLQGLDPLNRQLVLRFIDIMIANGDTQLLFVSHHQEDAPECITHRLKFIPDGYIYRYETEDISQQSL
- the gpmA gene encoding 2,3-diphosphoglycerate-dependent phosphoglycerate mutase, with protein sequence MAVTKLVLVRHGESEWNKENRFTGWTDVELSDKGRTEAQQAGQLLKQEGFAFDFAYTSVLKRAIHTLWNILDQVDQQWLPVEKNWKLNERHYGALQGLDKAETAAKYGDDQVKLWRRGFAITPPDLAKDDERYPGHDPRYANLKPEELPATESLAATIERVVPYWEDVIKPRVANGEKIIIAAHGNSLRALVKYLDGMSEEEILELNIPTAVPLVYEFDENMRPIKHYYLGNADEIAAKAAAVANQGKAK
- the pal gene encoding peptidoglycan-associated lipoprotein Pal, whose translation is MQLNKVLKGLMLALPIMAVAACSTNKNGNNDQSGVGTVDNSAKAGLSAEELARQQMQELQNNNIVYFGFDKYDINSDFAQMLDAHAVFLRSNPSIKVTIEGHADERGTPEYNIALGERRANAVKMYLQGKGVSADQLAIVSYGKEKPAVLGHDEAAYSKNRRAVIVY
- the pnuC gene encoding nicotinamide riboside transporter PnuC, which gives rise to MDFFSIKSILVHIPLGADGYDLSYIEAVGTIAGLLCIWLASQEKIINYLFGLINVFLFAVIFFQIQLYASLLLQIFFFAANIYGWYAWSRVNEQKQIELKIRWLNPKQTIAVAAVSIFVILVMMFNIDQIFGYMAKIVVFALQGMGFNIAMPALEPDAFPFWDSVMTVLSIVAMVLMTRKHVENWLVWVIINVISVVIYFHQGVLAMSLQYIILTGIALNGARLWITAAKPNGS